Proteins co-encoded in one Malus sylvestris chromosome 9, drMalSylv7.2, whole genome shotgun sequence genomic window:
- the LOC126582297 gene encoding uncharacterized protein LOC126582297 isoform X6, with the protein MLLPGGGIRMNSMMDDMNLIQQAQRHHLVVRELGEEIDLEIGTGDDDPSFANTPLIGGPPREPSVEDHDESKNMLMASHLPSDDQDMSKGQPVKRKKKVVKRWREEWADTYKWAYVDVKEGTARIFCSVCREYGRKHRRNPYGNEGSRNMQMSALEEHNNSLLHKEALRLQMASKDKVVADKPIYVKALMSKTAGSIVEAALKRDPHEVEFIQSVQEVVHALERVIAKNSHYASIMERLLEPERMLVFRVPWMDDRGETHVNRGFRVQFNQALGPCRGGFRFHPSMNLSIAKFLGFEQTLKNALSPYKIGGAAGGSDFDPKGKSDNEVMRFCQSFMNEIYRYLGVDKDLPSEEMGVGTREMGYLFGQYRRLAGHFQVPETPGSFTGPRIFWSGSSLRTEATGYGLVFFAQLLLADLNKDFKGLRCVVSGSGKIALHVLEKLIAYGAIPITVSDSKGYLVDDEGFDYMKISFLREIKAQQRSLRDYSKTYARSKYYDEAKPWTERCDVAFPCATQNEIDQTDAINLVNSGCRMLVEGSNMPCTPDAVDILRKANVLIAPAVAAGSGGVVAGEFELNHECNSVNWSPEDFESKLQTYQRTLKAAADFGYQKESPESLVHGAIISAFLTIAQAMTDQGCV; encoded by the exons ATGTTGCTACCAGGAGGTGGAATAAGGATGAACTCCATGATGGATGATATGAACTTGATTCAGCAGGCACAGAGGCATCACTTAGTGGTTCGGGAGCTTGGAGAAGAGATTGATTTAGAAATTGGAACTGGGGATGATGATCCTTCATTTGCTAACACCCCCCTTATTGGTGGTCCACCACGGGAGCCTTCTGTTGAGGATCATGACGAGAGTAAGAATATGTTAATGGCTTCTCACCTCCCTAGTGATGATCAAGACATGTCAAAGGGACAGCCagtaaaaaggaagaaaaaggttgTGAAAAGATGGAGAGAGGAATGGGCTGATACCTACAAATGGGCTTATGTTGATGTCAAGGAAGGGACAGCGAGGATTTTTTGCTCTGTTTGTAGAGAGTATGGTAGGAAGCATAGAAGAAACCCCTATGGAAATGAGGGTAGCCGGAATATGCAGATGAGTGCACTCGAGGAACACAACAATAGTTTGCTTCACAAAGAGGCACTTCGCCTTCAAATGGCCTCCAAGGATAAGGTCGTTGCTGACAAACCCATTTATGTTAAAG CTCTTATGTCAAAAACGGCTGGATCAATTGTTGAAGCTGCACTGAAAAGGGATCCTCATGAGGTTGAGTTCATACAATCGGTGCAAGAAGTTGTTCATGCTTTAGAAAGAGTGATTGCAAAAAATTCTCA tTATGCAAGCATCATGGAGCGCTTGCTAGAACCTGAGCGCATGCTTGTTTTTCGAGTTCCATGGATGGATGATAGAGGTGAGACACATGTTAACCGAGGCTTTCGAGTACAATTTAACCAGGCCTTGGGTCCATGTAGGGGTGGTTTCCGGTTTCATCCTTCTATGAACTTGAGCATTGCCAAGTTTCTTGGATTTGAACAG ACTTTAAAGAATGCCTTGTCACCGTACAAAATTGGAGGGGCAGCGGGAGGTAGTGATTTTGATCCAAAGGGAAAAAGTGATAATGAG GTTATGCGTTTTTGCCAAAGTTTTATGAATGAAATCTATCGTTATTTGGGTGTTGACAAG GACCTTCCTTCAGAGGAGATGGGTGTTGGTACTCGAGAAATGGGATATCTTTTCGGACAATATAGACGTCTAGCTGGTCACTTTCAGGTACCAGAAACACCG GGAAGTTTTACAGGGCCAAGGATATTTTGGTCTGGCTCTAGTCTTCGAACTGAAGCTACCGGATATGGACTG GTTTTCTTTGCACAACTCCTACTTGCAGACCTCAATAAAGATTTCAAAGGATTAAG GTGTGTTGTAAGTGGTTCTGGAAAGATTGCATTGCATGTCCTGGAGAAGCTTATCGCATATGGCGCGATTCCCATTACAGTTTCAG ACTCGAAGGGTTATTTGGTGGATGATGAAGGATTTGATTACATGAAAATATCATTTTTGAGGGAGATCAAAGCTCAACAAAGAAGTTTGAG AGACTATTCAAAGACTTATGCTCGCTCTAAGTATTATGATGAAGCAAAACCTTGGACTGAAAGGTGTGATGTTGCGTTTCCTTGTGCTACCCAAAATGAAATTGATCAGACTGATGCCATTAATCTGGTTAATTCAGGTTGTCGTATGCTAGTAGAAG GTTCAAACATGCCATGTACACCTGATGCTGTTGATATTCTGAGAAAAGCTAATGTTCTAATTGCTCCTGCAGTGGCTGCTGGTTCTGGTGGA GTGGTTGCTGGAGAATTTGAATTGAACCACGAGTGTAATTCAGTGAATTGGTCTCCCGAGGACTTTGAATCCAAATTACAG ACTTACCAGAGAACCCTTAAAGCTGCAGCTGACTTTGGTTACCAGAAAGAAAGTCCTGA ATCTTTGGTTCACGGAGCCATCATTTCTGCTTTTCTGACTATTGCGCAAGCCATGACGGATCAGGGATGTGTATAG
- the LOC126582297 gene encoding uncharacterized protein LOC126582297 isoform X2: MLLPGGGIRMNSMMDDMNLIQQAQRHHLVVRELGEEIDLEIGTGDDDPSFANTPLIGGPPREPSVEDHDESKNMLMASHLPSDDQDMSKGQPVKRKKKVVKRWREEWADTYKWAYVDVKEGTARIFCSVCREYGRKHRRNPYGNEGSRNMQMSALEEHNNSLLHKEALRLQMASKDKVVADKPIYVKALMSKTAGSIVEAALKRDPHEVEFIQSVQEVVHALERVIAKNSHYASIMERLLEPERMLVFRVPWMDDRGETHVNRGFRVQFNQALGPCRGGFRFHPSMNLSIAKFLGFEQTLKNALSPYKIGGAAGGSDFDPKGKSDNEVMRFCQSFMNEIYRYLGVDKDLPSEEMGVGTREMGYLFGQYRRLAGHFQVPETPGSFTGPRIFWSGSSLRTEATGYGLVFFAQLLLADLNKDFKGLRCVVSGSGKIALHVLEKLIAYGAIPITVSDSKGYLVDDEGFDYMKISFLREIKAQQRSLRDYSKTYARSKYYDEAKPWTERCDVAFPCATQNEIDQTDAINLVNSGCRMLVEGSNMPCTPDAVDILRKANVLIAPAVAAGSGGVVAGEFELNHECNSVNWSPEDFESKLQESMKQTYQRTLKAAADFGYQKESPESLVHGAIISAFLTIAQAMTDQGCV, translated from the exons ATGTTGCTACCAGGAGGTGGAATAAGGATGAACTCCATGATGGATGATATGAACTTGATTCAGCAGGCACAGAGGCATCACTTAGTGGTTCGGGAGCTTGGAGAAGAGATTGATTTAGAAATTGGAACTGGGGATGATGATCCTTCATTTGCTAACACCCCCCTTATTGGTGGTCCACCACGGGAGCCTTCTGTTGAGGATCATGACGAGAGTAAGAATATGTTAATGGCTTCTCACCTCCCTAGTGATGATCAAGACATGTCAAAGGGACAGCCagtaaaaaggaagaaaaaggttgTGAAAAGATGGAGAGAGGAATGGGCTGATACCTACAAATGGGCTTATGTTGATGTCAAGGAAGGGACAGCGAGGATTTTTTGCTCTGTTTGTAGAGAGTATGGTAGGAAGCATAGAAGAAACCCCTATGGAAATGAGGGTAGCCGGAATATGCAGATGAGTGCACTCGAGGAACACAACAATAGTTTGCTTCACAAAGAGGCACTTCGCCTTCAAATGGCCTCCAAGGATAAGGTCGTTGCTGACAAACCCATTTATGTTAAAG CTCTTATGTCAAAAACGGCTGGATCAATTGTTGAAGCTGCACTGAAAAGGGATCCTCATGAGGTTGAGTTCATACAATCGGTGCAAGAAGTTGTTCATGCTTTAGAAAGAGTGATTGCAAAAAATTCTCA tTATGCAAGCATCATGGAGCGCTTGCTAGAACCTGAGCGCATGCTTGTTTTTCGAGTTCCATGGATGGATGATAGAGGTGAGACACATGTTAACCGAGGCTTTCGAGTACAATTTAACCAGGCCTTGGGTCCATGTAGGGGTGGTTTCCGGTTTCATCCTTCTATGAACTTGAGCATTGCCAAGTTTCTTGGATTTGAACAG ACTTTAAAGAATGCCTTGTCACCGTACAAAATTGGAGGGGCAGCGGGAGGTAGTGATTTTGATCCAAAGGGAAAAAGTGATAATGAG GTTATGCGTTTTTGCCAAAGTTTTATGAATGAAATCTATCGTTATTTGGGTGTTGACAAG GACCTTCCTTCAGAGGAGATGGGTGTTGGTACTCGAGAAATGGGATATCTTTTCGGACAATATAGACGTCTAGCTGGTCACTTTCAGGTACCAGAAACACCG GGAAGTTTTACAGGGCCAAGGATATTTTGGTCTGGCTCTAGTCTTCGAACTGAAGCTACCGGATATGGACTG GTTTTCTTTGCACAACTCCTACTTGCAGACCTCAATAAAGATTTCAAAGGATTAAG GTGTGTTGTAAGTGGTTCTGGAAAGATTGCATTGCATGTCCTGGAGAAGCTTATCGCATATGGCGCGATTCCCATTACAGTTTCAG ACTCGAAGGGTTATTTGGTGGATGATGAAGGATTTGATTACATGAAAATATCATTTTTGAGGGAGATCAAAGCTCAACAAAGAAGTTTGAG AGACTATTCAAAGACTTATGCTCGCTCTAAGTATTATGATGAAGCAAAACCTTGGACTGAAAGGTGTGATGTTGCGTTTCCTTGTGCTACCCAAAATGAAATTGATCAGACTGATGCCATTAATCTGGTTAATTCAGGTTGTCGTATGCTAGTAGAAG GTTCAAACATGCCATGTACACCTGATGCTGTTGATATTCTGAGAAAAGCTAATGTTCTAATTGCTCCTGCAGTGGCTGCTGGTTCTGGTGGA GTGGTTGCTGGAGAATTTGAATTGAACCACGAGTGTAATTCAGTGAATTGGTCTCCCGAGGACTTTGAATCCAAATTACAG GAATCAATGAAACAGACTTACCAGAGAACCCTTAAAGCTGCAGCTGACTTTGGTTACCAGAAAGAAAGTCCTGA ATCTTTGGTTCACGGAGCCATCATTTCTGCTTTTCTGACTATTGCGCAAGCCATGACGGATCAGGGATGTGTATAG
- the LOC126582297 gene encoding uncharacterized protein LOC126582297 isoform X1 has product MLLPGGGIRMNSMMDDMNLIQQAQRHHLVVRELGEEIDLEIGTGDDDPSFANTPLIGGPPREPSVEDHDESKNMLMASHLPSDDQDMSKGQPVKRKKKVVKRWREEWADTYKWAYVDVKEGTARIFCSVCREYGRKHRRNPYGNEGSRNMQMSALEEHNNSLLHKEALRLQMASKDKVVADKPIYVKALMSKTAGSIVEAALKRDPHEVEFIQSVQEVVHALERVIAKNSHYASIMERLLEPERMLVFRVPWMDDRGETHVNRGFRVQFNQALGPCRGGFRFHPSMNLSIAKFLGFEQTLKNALSPYKIGGAAGGSDFDPKGKSDNEVMRFCQSFMNEIYRYLGVDKDLPSEEMGVGTREMGYLFGQYRRLAGHFQVPETPGSFTGPRIFWSGSSLRTEATGYGLVFFAQLLLADLNKDFKGLRCVVSGSGKIALHVLEKLIAYGAIPITVSDSKGYLVDDEGFDYMKISFLREIKAQQRSLRDYSKTYARSKYYDEAKPWTERCDVAFPCATQNEIDQTDAINLVNSGCRMLVEGSNMPCTPDAVDILRKANVLIAPAVAAGSGGQVVAGEFELNHECNSVNWSPEDFESKLQESMKQTYQRTLKAAADFGYQKESPESLVHGAIISAFLTIAQAMTDQGCV; this is encoded by the exons ATGTTGCTACCAGGAGGTGGAATAAGGATGAACTCCATGATGGATGATATGAACTTGATTCAGCAGGCACAGAGGCATCACTTAGTGGTTCGGGAGCTTGGAGAAGAGATTGATTTAGAAATTGGAACTGGGGATGATGATCCTTCATTTGCTAACACCCCCCTTATTGGTGGTCCACCACGGGAGCCTTCTGTTGAGGATCATGACGAGAGTAAGAATATGTTAATGGCTTCTCACCTCCCTAGTGATGATCAAGACATGTCAAAGGGACAGCCagtaaaaaggaagaaaaaggttgTGAAAAGATGGAGAGAGGAATGGGCTGATACCTACAAATGGGCTTATGTTGATGTCAAGGAAGGGACAGCGAGGATTTTTTGCTCTGTTTGTAGAGAGTATGGTAGGAAGCATAGAAGAAACCCCTATGGAAATGAGGGTAGCCGGAATATGCAGATGAGTGCACTCGAGGAACACAACAATAGTTTGCTTCACAAAGAGGCACTTCGCCTTCAAATGGCCTCCAAGGATAAGGTCGTTGCTGACAAACCCATTTATGTTAAAG CTCTTATGTCAAAAACGGCTGGATCAATTGTTGAAGCTGCACTGAAAAGGGATCCTCATGAGGTTGAGTTCATACAATCGGTGCAAGAAGTTGTTCATGCTTTAGAAAGAGTGATTGCAAAAAATTCTCA tTATGCAAGCATCATGGAGCGCTTGCTAGAACCTGAGCGCATGCTTGTTTTTCGAGTTCCATGGATGGATGATAGAGGTGAGACACATGTTAACCGAGGCTTTCGAGTACAATTTAACCAGGCCTTGGGTCCATGTAGGGGTGGTTTCCGGTTTCATCCTTCTATGAACTTGAGCATTGCCAAGTTTCTTGGATTTGAACAG ACTTTAAAGAATGCCTTGTCACCGTACAAAATTGGAGGGGCAGCGGGAGGTAGTGATTTTGATCCAAAGGGAAAAAGTGATAATGAG GTTATGCGTTTTTGCCAAAGTTTTATGAATGAAATCTATCGTTATTTGGGTGTTGACAAG GACCTTCCTTCAGAGGAGATGGGTGTTGGTACTCGAGAAATGGGATATCTTTTCGGACAATATAGACGTCTAGCTGGTCACTTTCAGGTACCAGAAACACCG GGAAGTTTTACAGGGCCAAGGATATTTTGGTCTGGCTCTAGTCTTCGAACTGAAGCTACCGGATATGGACTG GTTTTCTTTGCACAACTCCTACTTGCAGACCTCAATAAAGATTTCAAAGGATTAAG GTGTGTTGTAAGTGGTTCTGGAAAGATTGCATTGCATGTCCTGGAGAAGCTTATCGCATATGGCGCGATTCCCATTACAGTTTCAG ACTCGAAGGGTTATTTGGTGGATGATGAAGGATTTGATTACATGAAAATATCATTTTTGAGGGAGATCAAAGCTCAACAAAGAAGTTTGAG AGACTATTCAAAGACTTATGCTCGCTCTAAGTATTATGATGAAGCAAAACCTTGGACTGAAAGGTGTGATGTTGCGTTTCCTTGTGCTACCCAAAATGAAATTGATCAGACTGATGCCATTAATCTGGTTAATTCAGGTTGTCGTATGCTAGTAGAAG GTTCAAACATGCCATGTACACCTGATGCTGTTGATATTCTGAGAAAAGCTAATGTTCTAATTGCTCCTGCAGTGGCTGCTGGTTCTGGTGGA CAGGTGGTTGCTGGAGAATTTGAATTGAACCACGAGTGTAATTCAGTGAATTGGTCTCCCGAGGACTTTGAATCCAAATTACAG GAATCAATGAAACAGACTTACCAGAGAACCCTTAAAGCTGCAGCTGACTTTGGTTACCAGAAAGAAAGTCCTGA ATCTTTGGTTCACGGAGCCATCATTTCTGCTTTTCTGACTATTGCGCAAGCCATGACGGATCAGGGATGTGTATAG
- the LOC126582297 gene encoding uncharacterized protein LOC126582297 isoform X3, with amino-acid sequence MLLPGGGIRMNSMMDDMNLIQQAQRHHLVVRELGEEIDLEIGTGDDDPSFANTPLIGGPPREPSVEDHDESKNMLMASHLPSDDQDMSKGQPVKRKKKVVKRWREEWADTYKWAYVDVKEGTARIFCSVCREYGRKHRRNPYGNEGSRNMQMSALEEHNNSLLHKEALRLQMASKDKVVADKPIYVKALMSKTAGSIVEAALKRDPHEVEFIQSVQEVVHALERVIAKNSHYASIMERLLEPERMLVFRVPWMDDRGETHVNRGFRVQFNQALGPCRGGFRFHPSMNLSIAKFLGFEQTLKNALSPYKIGGAAGGSDFDPKGKSDNEVMRFCQSFMNEIYRYLGVDKDLPSEEMGVGTREMGYLFGQYRRLAGHFQGSFTGPRIFWSGSSLRTEATGYGLVFFAQLLLADLNKDFKGLRCVVSGSGKIALHVLEKLIAYGAIPITVSDSKGYLVDDEGFDYMKISFLREIKAQQRSLRDYSKTYARSKYYDEAKPWTERCDVAFPCATQNEIDQTDAINLVNSGCRMLVEGSNMPCTPDAVDILRKANVLIAPAVAAGSGGQVVAGEFELNHECNSVNWSPEDFESKLQESMKQTYQRTLKAAADFGYQKESPESLVHGAIISAFLTIAQAMTDQGCV; translated from the exons ATGTTGCTACCAGGAGGTGGAATAAGGATGAACTCCATGATGGATGATATGAACTTGATTCAGCAGGCACAGAGGCATCACTTAGTGGTTCGGGAGCTTGGAGAAGAGATTGATTTAGAAATTGGAACTGGGGATGATGATCCTTCATTTGCTAACACCCCCCTTATTGGTGGTCCACCACGGGAGCCTTCTGTTGAGGATCATGACGAGAGTAAGAATATGTTAATGGCTTCTCACCTCCCTAGTGATGATCAAGACATGTCAAAGGGACAGCCagtaaaaaggaagaaaaaggttgTGAAAAGATGGAGAGAGGAATGGGCTGATACCTACAAATGGGCTTATGTTGATGTCAAGGAAGGGACAGCGAGGATTTTTTGCTCTGTTTGTAGAGAGTATGGTAGGAAGCATAGAAGAAACCCCTATGGAAATGAGGGTAGCCGGAATATGCAGATGAGTGCACTCGAGGAACACAACAATAGTTTGCTTCACAAAGAGGCACTTCGCCTTCAAATGGCCTCCAAGGATAAGGTCGTTGCTGACAAACCCATTTATGTTAAAG CTCTTATGTCAAAAACGGCTGGATCAATTGTTGAAGCTGCACTGAAAAGGGATCCTCATGAGGTTGAGTTCATACAATCGGTGCAAGAAGTTGTTCATGCTTTAGAAAGAGTGATTGCAAAAAATTCTCA tTATGCAAGCATCATGGAGCGCTTGCTAGAACCTGAGCGCATGCTTGTTTTTCGAGTTCCATGGATGGATGATAGAGGTGAGACACATGTTAACCGAGGCTTTCGAGTACAATTTAACCAGGCCTTGGGTCCATGTAGGGGTGGTTTCCGGTTTCATCCTTCTATGAACTTGAGCATTGCCAAGTTTCTTGGATTTGAACAG ACTTTAAAGAATGCCTTGTCACCGTACAAAATTGGAGGGGCAGCGGGAGGTAGTGATTTTGATCCAAAGGGAAAAAGTGATAATGAG GTTATGCGTTTTTGCCAAAGTTTTATGAATGAAATCTATCGTTATTTGGGTGTTGACAAG GACCTTCCTTCAGAGGAGATGGGTGTTGGTACTCGAGAAATGGGATATCTTTTCGGACAATATAGACGTCTAGCTGGTCACTTTCAG GGAAGTTTTACAGGGCCAAGGATATTTTGGTCTGGCTCTAGTCTTCGAACTGAAGCTACCGGATATGGACTG GTTTTCTTTGCACAACTCCTACTTGCAGACCTCAATAAAGATTTCAAAGGATTAAG GTGTGTTGTAAGTGGTTCTGGAAAGATTGCATTGCATGTCCTGGAGAAGCTTATCGCATATGGCGCGATTCCCATTACAGTTTCAG ACTCGAAGGGTTATTTGGTGGATGATGAAGGATTTGATTACATGAAAATATCATTTTTGAGGGAGATCAAAGCTCAACAAAGAAGTTTGAG AGACTATTCAAAGACTTATGCTCGCTCTAAGTATTATGATGAAGCAAAACCTTGGACTGAAAGGTGTGATGTTGCGTTTCCTTGTGCTACCCAAAATGAAATTGATCAGACTGATGCCATTAATCTGGTTAATTCAGGTTGTCGTATGCTAGTAGAAG GTTCAAACATGCCATGTACACCTGATGCTGTTGATATTCTGAGAAAAGCTAATGTTCTAATTGCTCCTGCAGTGGCTGCTGGTTCTGGTGGA CAGGTGGTTGCTGGAGAATTTGAATTGAACCACGAGTGTAATTCAGTGAATTGGTCTCCCGAGGACTTTGAATCCAAATTACAG GAATCAATGAAACAGACTTACCAGAGAACCCTTAAAGCTGCAGCTGACTTTGGTTACCAGAAAGAAAGTCCTGA ATCTTTGGTTCACGGAGCCATCATTTCTGCTTTTCTGACTATTGCGCAAGCCATGACGGATCAGGGATGTGTATAG
- the LOC126582297 gene encoding uncharacterized protein LOC126582297 isoform X5, whose protein sequence is MLLPGGGIRMNSMMDDMNLIQQAQRHHLVVRELGEEIDLEIGTGDDDPSFANTPLIGGPPREPSVEDHDESKNMLMASHLPSDDQDMSKGQPVKRKKKVVKRWREEWADTYKWAYVDVKEGTARIFCSVCREYGRKHRRNPYGNEGSRNMQMSALEEHNNSLLHKEALRLQMASKDKVVADKPIYVKALMSKTAGSIVEAALKRDPHEVEFIQSVQEVVHALERVIAKNSHYASIMERLLEPERMLVFRVPWMDDRGETHVNRGFRVQFNQALGPCRGGFRFHPSMNLSIAKFLGFEQTLKNALSPYKIGGAAGGSDFDPKGKSDNEVMRFCQSFMNEIYRYLGVDKDLPSEEMGVGTREMGYLFGQYRRLAGHFQGSFTGPRIFWSGSSLRTEATGYGLVFFAQLLLADLNKDFKGLRCVVSGSGKIALHVLEKLIAYGAIPITVSDSKGYLVDDEGFDYMKISFLREIKAQQRSLRDYSKTYARSKYYDEAKPWTERCDVAFPCATQNEIDQTDAINLVNSGCRMLVEGSNMPCTPDAVDILRKANVLIAPAVAAGSGGVVAGEFELNHECNSVNWSPEDFESKLQESMKQTYQRTLKAAADFGYQKESPESLVHGAIISAFLTIAQAMTDQGCV, encoded by the exons ATGTTGCTACCAGGAGGTGGAATAAGGATGAACTCCATGATGGATGATATGAACTTGATTCAGCAGGCACAGAGGCATCACTTAGTGGTTCGGGAGCTTGGAGAAGAGATTGATTTAGAAATTGGAACTGGGGATGATGATCCTTCATTTGCTAACACCCCCCTTATTGGTGGTCCACCACGGGAGCCTTCTGTTGAGGATCATGACGAGAGTAAGAATATGTTAATGGCTTCTCACCTCCCTAGTGATGATCAAGACATGTCAAAGGGACAGCCagtaaaaaggaagaaaaaggttgTGAAAAGATGGAGAGAGGAATGGGCTGATACCTACAAATGGGCTTATGTTGATGTCAAGGAAGGGACAGCGAGGATTTTTTGCTCTGTTTGTAGAGAGTATGGTAGGAAGCATAGAAGAAACCCCTATGGAAATGAGGGTAGCCGGAATATGCAGATGAGTGCACTCGAGGAACACAACAATAGTTTGCTTCACAAAGAGGCACTTCGCCTTCAAATGGCCTCCAAGGATAAGGTCGTTGCTGACAAACCCATTTATGTTAAAG CTCTTATGTCAAAAACGGCTGGATCAATTGTTGAAGCTGCACTGAAAAGGGATCCTCATGAGGTTGAGTTCATACAATCGGTGCAAGAAGTTGTTCATGCTTTAGAAAGAGTGATTGCAAAAAATTCTCA tTATGCAAGCATCATGGAGCGCTTGCTAGAACCTGAGCGCATGCTTGTTTTTCGAGTTCCATGGATGGATGATAGAGGTGAGACACATGTTAACCGAGGCTTTCGAGTACAATTTAACCAGGCCTTGGGTCCATGTAGGGGTGGTTTCCGGTTTCATCCTTCTATGAACTTGAGCATTGCCAAGTTTCTTGGATTTGAACAG ACTTTAAAGAATGCCTTGTCACCGTACAAAATTGGAGGGGCAGCGGGAGGTAGTGATTTTGATCCAAAGGGAAAAAGTGATAATGAG GTTATGCGTTTTTGCCAAAGTTTTATGAATGAAATCTATCGTTATTTGGGTGTTGACAAG GACCTTCCTTCAGAGGAGATGGGTGTTGGTACTCGAGAAATGGGATATCTTTTCGGACAATATAGACGTCTAGCTGGTCACTTTCAG GGAAGTTTTACAGGGCCAAGGATATTTTGGTCTGGCTCTAGTCTTCGAACTGAAGCTACCGGATATGGACTG GTTTTCTTTGCACAACTCCTACTTGCAGACCTCAATAAAGATTTCAAAGGATTAAG GTGTGTTGTAAGTGGTTCTGGAAAGATTGCATTGCATGTCCTGGAGAAGCTTATCGCATATGGCGCGATTCCCATTACAGTTTCAG ACTCGAAGGGTTATTTGGTGGATGATGAAGGATTTGATTACATGAAAATATCATTTTTGAGGGAGATCAAAGCTCAACAAAGAAGTTTGAG AGACTATTCAAAGACTTATGCTCGCTCTAAGTATTATGATGAAGCAAAACCTTGGACTGAAAGGTGTGATGTTGCGTTTCCTTGTGCTACCCAAAATGAAATTGATCAGACTGATGCCATTAATCTGGTTAATTCAGGTTGTCGTATGCTAGTAGAAG GTTCAAACATGCCATGTACACCTGATGCTGTTGATATTCTGAGAAAAGCTAATGTTCTAATTGCTCCTGCAGTGGCTGCTGGTTCTGGTGGA GTGGTTGCTGGAGAATTTGAATTGAACCACGAGTGTAATTCAGTGAATTGGTCTCCCGAGGACTTTGAATCCAAATTACAG GAATCAATGAAACAGACTTACCAGAGAACCCTTAAAGCTGCAGCTGACTTTGGTTACCAGAAAGAAAGTCCTGA ATCTTTGGTTCACGGAGCCATCATTTCTGCTTTTCTGACTATTGCGCAAGCCATGACGGATCAGGGATGTGTATAG